One genomic segment of Moritella sp. F3 includes these proteins:
- a CDS encoding FixH family protein: MKSYWYKEPWFWFVIFFPALAVVAGTSTFFVFQNNQPDMVSDDYYKDGKKINQDLTKYHEALARNITFSLKFEDGFAVLKPATGDMKENEALNISFFHVTLAKHDISVLATASGDGSYRIEIPEDMLQGKWRVRAESFDGAWRVQEYVQYPNTSVIKLDGEQD; the protein is encoded by the coding sequence ATGAAATCTTATTGGTATAAAGAACCATGGTTCTGGTTCGTTATTTTCTTTCCTGCATTAGCCGTCGTAGCTGGTACATCTACCTTTTTTGTTTTTCAGAATAATCAACCAGATATGGTTTCTGACGATTACTATAAAGACGGTAAAAAGATTAACCAAGACTTAACGAAATACCACGAGGCATTAGCTCGAAATATTACTTTCTCGCTTAAATTCGAAGACGGTTTCGCGGTATTAAAACCAGCGACTGGCGATATGAAAGAAAATGAAGCGCTGAATATTTCATTCTTCCATGTGACGTTAGCAAAACATGATATTTCGGTACTTGCGACAGCATCTGGCGATGGTAGTTATCGTATCGAGATCCCAGAGGATATGCTACAAGGTAAATGGCGTGTACGTGCAGAGTCATTTGATGGCGCATGGCGCGTGCAAGAATATGTTCAATATCCAAATACTTCTGTAATTAAGTTAGACGGCGAGCAAGATTAA
- the ccoP gene encoding cytochrome-c oxidase, cbb3-type subunit III, which produces MSTFWSIWITVITLGSIFGCLALLWYCNKNDTGVKEGESMGHSFDGIEELNNPLPTWWKYLFIFTCIGGFIYFALYPGLGSYKGLLGWTSTNEYEREIESADAKYAAVFNKLVKTESSDFTEYREIADIAKDPEAVKVGQRLFLQNCSQCHGSDARGAKGFPNLTDGDWLYGGNPADIKATIMNGRAGVMPGWLPVLGDEKVDQVTTYVVGLSGRKVNAREEAAGKEVFLQTCSACHGADAKGMTMLGAPNLTDKTWLYGGSRKAIEQTVKYGRNGVMPAWSHILGEDKVMLLSSYVYSLSVK; this is translated from the coding sequence ATGAGTACTTTTTGGAGTATTTGGATCACAGTGATCACACTAGGCAGCATTTTTGGTTGCTTAGCTTTACTTTGGTACTGTAACAAGAATGATACAGGCGTTAAAGAAGGCGAATCAATGGGCCACTCTTTCGATGGTATCGAAGAGTTAAATAACCCATTACCAACATGGTGGAAATACTTATTTATTTTCACTTGTATTGGTGGTTTTATCTATTTCGCACTATATCCAGGTCTAGGCAGCTATAAAGGTTTACTTGGCTGGACTAGTACTAATGAGTATGAGCGTGAAATTGAATCAGCTGATGCAAAATATGCAGCTGTATTTAACAAGCTAGTTAAAACAGAAAGTAGCGACTTCACTGAATACCGTGAAATTGCTGACATCGCTAAAGATCCTGAAGCAGTTAAAGTAGGTCAACGCCTATTTTTACAAAACTGTTCGCAGTGTCACGGTTCTGATGCACGTGGTGCAAAAGGCTTCCCTAACCTAACTGATGGTGATTGGTTGTACGGCGGTAATCCTGCTGACATCAAAGCAACTATCATGAATGGCCGAGCTGGTGTTATGCCGGGTTGGTTACCTGTTCTAGGTGATGAGAAAGTTGATCAAGTGACAACGTATGTTGTTGGTTTATCTGGTCGTAAAGTAAATGCACGTGAAGAAGCAGCAGGTAAAGAAGTATTCCTTCAAACTTGTTCAGCTTGTCATGGCGCAGATGCTAAAGGCATGACTATGCTAGGTGCTCCGAATCTGACTGACAAAACATGGTTGTATGGTGGCTCTCGTAAAGCTATCGAACAAACAGTTAAGTATGGTCGTAACGGTGTAATGCCAGCATGGAGTCACATCCTTGGTGAAGATAAAGTAATGCTATTAAGCAGTTATGTTTACAGTTTAAGTGTAAAGTAA
- a CDS encoding CcoQ/FixQ family Cbb3-type cytochrome c oxidase assembly chaperone yields MFQGIYTLVLMAIFIAIIAWAYSKRQKSAFNEAANLVFADEAAHTDSLNGEQKNKSAHI; encoded by the coding sequence ATGTTTCAAGGGATTTACACCCTAGTACTGATGGCCATTTTTATCGCTATTATTGCTTGGGCTTACAGCAAACGACAAAAAAGTGCTTTTAATGAAGCTGCTAATTTAGTATTTGCTGATGAAGCCGCTCACACTGATTCACTTAATGGAGAGCAGAAGAACAAATCTGCTCATATTTAG